Proteins from a single region of Verrucosispora sp. NA02020:
- a CDS encoding DUF2231 domain-containing protein: MFEKALGLPMHVLVVHAVVVFVPLLVLLAAAYIALPRFRSRLDWAVAVLAIAAPITAFVGKQSGEALQERQIARGFSGEIIDQMNAHAAYGDVLFLITLGLAVVTILLLVATSSHPRAPKLPTWSTPVLSVLVIGAGVAALVYVWLTGHSGSEMVWGNTFD; the protein is encoded by the coding sequence ATGTTCGAGAAGGCGCTGGGCCTGCCCATGCACGTGCTCGTCGTGCATGCGGTCGTGGTCTTCGTACCACTGCTGGTGTTGCTCGCCGCCGCGTACATCGCGCTGCCGAGATTCCGTTCCCGCCTGGACTGGGCGGTGGCGGTCCTCGCGATCGCCGCGCCGATCACGGCGTTCGTCGGCAAGCAGTCCGGCGAGGCCCTGCAGGAACGGCAGATCGCCAGAGGCTTCTCCGGCGAGATCATCGACCAGATGAACGCGCACGCCGCCTACGGTGACGTGCTGTTCCTGATCACGCTGGGTCTCGCCGTGGTGACGATCCTGCTGCTGGTCGCGACCAGCAGCCACCCCCGGGCGCCGAAGCTGCCGACCTGGTCGACGCCGGTGCTGTCGGTGCTGGTGATCGGGGCGGGTGTGGCCGCGCTCGTCTACGTCTGGCTCACCGGTCACTCGGGTTCCGAGATGGTCTGGGGCAACACCTTCGACTGA
- a CDS encoding diguanylate cyclase produces MTLRGRLTASFLAVAFGPVLLGAVFVASTVATMDRSRATERLAVAATAVRTSIDALCQQLRAAADAVALTADRPGAASQVVSRGLASAVLVTDVTGRVSFATPDAPPAPWRDCGPAEPPVIGLGAVSAGPVGALAVRVELRDPTGTALGTVSAAQPVDPRFVARLAAVTGVAVTLLDGGGVPHVAHTTESANGRDEVVAAAASLRGERVTGTPDGRYLRRAGPTTGQPLHLVLSVPSDQPPGLHAVLVGVVLLAALLGVAAAWRLARVTTRPLVELAGAVDRVAAGDLTARVPVRSDDEVGRLAAAFNRMAQETGGYLAALASSRDQLRGHLAVLGDTLASTHDLQRILRVILRSALAATGARAGAVLLTEPGGVLVAQCSEGLDGYWPGTGSVPVGSGLLGEVAATGRPCRGRVDPADTDGEPPCRTYVAVPFTTPEATVRAEPGPGCDAATAGTRPDAPETVLGVLALYDRPGGAEFDDDDLATLRTFAGHAAVAVENVRVHEEAQRLSLTDPLTGLWNYRYLRESVRREVERASRFGRTVSVLVLDLDRFKRINDTYGHPAGDTVLAEFARRVRGEIREVDLAFRQGGEEFVVLLPETDARGATIVAERLATAVRDSPVSVAGHAGVPDHVPVTVSIGIAVFPDHADTGPQVLQAADEALYAAKSGGRDTWRLAPAREASATRELPVLVATRSPRDGLPRAGPEGDPGEPTTGDEPAGAGSAGTGRTAPAGGASSGPHPPRHGPGR; encoded by the coding sequence TTGACGCTACGGGGGCGGTTGACCGCGTCGTTCCTGGCCGTGGCGTTCGGCCCGGTCCTGCTCGGTGCCGTCTTCGTCGCCTCCACCGTGGCGACCATGGACCGCAGCCGCGCCACCGAGCGGCTCGCGGTGGCCGCCACCGCCGTGCGCACCTCGATCGACGCGCTCTGCCAGCAACTCCGTGCCGCCGCGGACGCGGTCGCCCTCACCGCCGACCGGCCGGGTGCCGCCAGCCAGGTGGTCAGCCGGGGCCTGGCCTCGGCGGTGCTGGTCACCGACGTGACCGGCCGGGTCAGCTTCGCCACCCCGGACGCCCCACCGGCGCCCTGGCGGGACTGCGGCCCAGCGGAGCCGCCCGTGATCGGTCTCGGCGCGGTCTCCGCCGGGCCGGTCGGTGCGCTCGCCGTCCGGGTGGAACTGCGCGACCCGACCGGAACGGCGCTCGGCACCGTCTCCGCCGCCCAGCCGGTCGACCCCCGGTTCGTGGCGCGTCTCGCGGCGGTGACCGGCGTCGCGGTAACCCTGCTCGACGGCGGCGGCGTGCCGCACGTCGCGCACACCACGGAGTCGGCGAACGGCCGGGACGAGGTGGTCGCCGCAGCCGCGTCGCTGCGCGGTGAGCGGGTGACCGGCACGCCGGACGGCCGGTACCTGCGCCGGGCCGGCCCGACCACCGGCCAGCCGCTGCACCTGGTGCTCTCGGTGCCCAGCGACCAGCCTCCCGGGCTGCACGCCGTGCTGGTCGGCGTGGTGCTGCTCGCCGCCCTGCTGGGGGTGGCCGCCGCCTGGCGACTGGCGCGGGTGACCACCCGCCCGCTGGTGGAACTGGCCGGCGCGGTGGACCGGGTGGCAGCCGGTGACCTGACCGCCCGGGTGCCGGTACGCAGTGACGACGAGGTCGGCCGCCTCGCCGCCGCGTTCAACCGGATGGCCCAGGAGACCGGTGGCTACCTGGCGGCGTTGGCCAGCAGCCGCGACCAGCTACGCGGGCACCTCGCGGTGCTGGGCGACACCCTGGCCAGTACGCACGACCTGCAACGGATCCTGCGGGTGATCCTGCGCAGCGCGCTCGCCGCGACCGGCGCCCGGGCCGGTGCGGTGCTGCTCACCGAGCCCGGCGGCGTGCTGGTCGCCCAGTGCTCCGAGGGGCTCGACGGGTACTGGCCCGGCACCGGGTCGGTGCCGGTGGGCAGCGGTCTGCTGGGCGAGGTCGCGGCGACCGGCCGACCCTGCCGGGGACGGGTGGACCCGGCCGACACCGACGGCGAACCGCCCTGCCGGACGTACGTCGCGGTGCCGTTCACCACGCCCGAGGCGACCGTGCGCGCCGAACCCGGCCCGGGGTGCGACGCCGCGACCGCCGGGACCCGGCCGGACGCGCCGGAGACAGTGCTCGGCGTGCTCGCCCTCTACGACCGACCGGGCGGAGCCGAGTTCGACGACGACGACCTGGCGACGCTGCGCACCTTCGCCGGGCACGCGGCGGTGGCGGTGGAGAACGTCCGCGTCCACGAGGAGGCGCAGCGGCTCTCGCTCACCGACCCGCTGACCGGGCTGTGGAACTACCGCTACCTGCGCGAGTCGGTGCGTCGCGAGGTGGAACGGGCCAGCCGGTTCGGTCGGACGGTCAGCGTCCTCGTGCTGGACCTGGACCGGTTCAAGCGGATCAACGACACGTACGGGCACCCGGCCGGGGACACCGTGCTGGCCGAGTTCGCCCGACGCGTACGGGGCGAGATCCGCGAGGTGGACCTCGCCTTCCGGCAGGGCGGGGAGGAGTTCGTGGTGCTGCTGCCGGAGACCGACGCCCGGGGCGCGACCATCGTCGCCGAGCGGCTCGCCACGGCCGTCCGGGACAGCCCGGTCTCCGTGGCGGGGCACGCCGGGGTGCCGGACCACGTCCCGGTGACGGTATCGATCGGGATCGCCGTCTTTCCGGACCACGCCGACACCGGACCGCAGGTGCTCCAGGCGGCCGACGAGGCGCTGTACGCCGCCAAGTCGGGTGGCCGGGACACCTGGCGGCTGGCTCCCGCCCGCGAGGCGTCCGCCACCCGGGAGCTACCGGTGCTGGTGGCGACCCGTAGCCCGCGGGACGGTCTGCCCCGGGCCGGACCCGAGGGCGATCCGGGCGAACCGACCACCGGCGACGAACCGGCCGGGGCCGGTTCCGCCGGGACCGGCAGAACTGCCCCGGCGGGCGGCGCGTCTTCCGGTCCTCACCCGCCGCGTCACGGCCCCGGCCGATAG
- a CDS encoding Fur family transcriptional regulator, translating to MSRGEDLLRSHGLRVTRPRLAVLDVLADGGHLDVDEITRRVRERIDSVSTQAVYDVLGALSRAGLSRRIAPAGSPARYEARVGDNHHHMVCRGCGEIADVDCAVGEAPCLDPRVAVGFHVDEAEVTFWGLCPGCQARRSADS from the coding sequence ATGTCCAGGGGTGAGGATCTGCTGCGGTCGCACGGCCTGCGGGTCACCCGGCCACGCCTCGCCGTACTCGACGTCTTGGCGGACGGCGGTCACCTTGACGTCGACGAGATCACCCGACGGGTACGCGAGCGGATCGACTCGGTCTCCACACAGGCGGTCTACGACGTGCTGGGGGCGCTCTCCCGCGCCGGGCTGTCCCGCCGGATCGCACCGGCCGGCAGTCCCGCCCGTTACGAGGCCCGGGTCGGTGACAACCACCACCACATGGTGTGCCGTGGCTGCGGCGAGATCGCCGACGTGGACTGCGCCGTCGGCGAGGCCCCCTGCCTGGATCCGCGGGTCGCGGTCGGCTTCCACGTCGACGAGGCCGAAGTCACCTTCTGGGGGCTCTGTCCCGGTTGCCAGGCCCGCCGCTCCGCCGACTCCTGA
- a CDS encoding UTP--glucose-1-phosphate uridylyltransferase — MSEHSANPSATAATGRPRAVKAVIPAAGLATRFLPATKAVPKELLPVVDRPVLQYIVEEAAQAGIGDVLLITGRGKTSMVDHFDRRPDLEERLAEKPELLAAVKRTEELAAIYTCRQPEQLGLGHAVGYAESHVGDEPFAVMLGDEFVNLSEPLLPAMLELQSRTGGVVLAFFEVDPAETTRYGIASVEPAESELTDIGEVVRVTGMVEKPKPEDAPSNLAVLGRYVLPGRIFDAIRRTEPGSGGEIQLTDAMELLRTEGTPVHAIVYRGTRYDTGMPLGYLQTVVQIAAEREDLGSEFRKWLTEFVNSDASGGPNT, encoded by the coding sequence ATGTCGGAGCACTCAGCGAACCCCTCAGCGACCGCCGCCACCGGTCGTCCCCGTGCCGTCAAGGCCGTCATCCCGGCCGCCGGCCTGGCCACCCGGTTCCTGCCGGCGACCAAGGCGGTACCCAAGGAGCTGCTACCGGTCGTCGACCGCCCCGTGTTGCAGTACATCGTCGAGGAGGCCGCCCAGGCCGGTATCGGCGACGTGCTCCTGATCACCGGGCGCGGCAAGACATCGATGGTCGATCACTTCGATCGCCGCCCCGACCTGGAGGAGCGGCTCGCGGAGAAGCCCGAGCTGCTGGCCGCCGTCAAGCGCACCGAGGAACTGGCCGCCATCTACACCTGCCGGCAGCCCGAGCAGCTCGGCCTCGGCCACGCCGTCGGGTACGCCGAGTCGCACGTCGGCGACGAGCCCTTCGCGGTGATGCTCGGCGACGAGTTCGTCAACCTCTCCGAGCCGCTGCTGCCGGCCATGTTGGAGCTGCAGTCCCGTACCGGTGGCGTGGTGCTCGCCTTCTTCGAGGTCGACCCGGCGGAGACCACGCGCTACGGCATCGCCTCGGTCGAGCCCGCCGAGTCCGAGCTGACCGACATCGGCGAGGTCGTCCGGGTCACCGGCATGGTGGAGAAGCCCAAGCCGGAGGACGCCCCGAGCAACCTGGCCGTGCTCGGCAGGTACGTCCTGCCGGGCAGGATCTTCGACGCGATCCGGCGTACCGAGCCCGGCAGCGGCGGCGAGATCCAACTCACCGACGCCATGGAGCTGCTGCGGACCGAGGGCACTCCGGTGCACGCGATCGTCTACCGCGGCACCCGCTACGACACCGGTATGCCGCTGGGCTACCTGCAGACCGTCGTCCAGATCGCCGCCGAACGCGAGGACCTGGGCAGCGAGTTCCGCAAGTGGCTGACCGAGTTCGTCAACTCCGACGCGTCGGGCGGTCCGAATACATGA
- a CDS encoding PH domain-containing protein, with the protein MGSPSGPPFDPDDPDRARRERDTEPIPRIDPDDGPGFGSGARLSDGPAFSDDAGYGDGPAYSGETRSERAWVRDPEGGYQPPQISEEELAGLRSDASGMTPRRVLPLEDEPSSLVARYLFPTERYRGEWKRHWIHLVTPILIGIAATFVLGYLSGFLAGQNVGALTTIAVLLWFGVMGWVAWKVADWWYDRFILTNKRVMVVNGIITRRVAMMPLVRVTDMKYEQTPAGRALNYGTFVLESAGQEQALREVKNLPNPNELYLRVVEEMYEPQAVEARLGKEQDEAKADDGA; encoded by the coding sequence ATGGGAAGCCCCTCCGGCCCACCCTTCGACCCCGACGACCCGGACCGGGCGCGCCGGGAACGCGACACCGAGCCGATACCCCGGATCGATCCTGACGACGGTCCGGGCTTCGGGTCCGGTGCGCGGCTCTCCGACGGGCCCGCCTTCTCCGACGACGCCGGCTACGGCGACGGCCCGGCCTACTCCGGGGAGACGCGCTCCGAGCGGGCCTGGGTACGCGATCCCGAGGGCGGCTACCAGCCCCCGCAGATCTCCGAGGAGGAACTGGCGGGGCTGCGCTCCGACGCCAGCGGCATGACACCCCGACGGGTGCTGCCGCTGGAGGACGAACCCAGCTCGCTGGTCGCCCGCTATCTCTTCCCGACCGAGCGTTACCGGGGCGAGTGGAAGCGGCACTGGATCCATCTCGTCACCCCGATCCTGATCGGGATCGCCGCCACCTTCGTGCTCGGCTACCTCTCCGGCTTCCTGGCCGGGCAGAACGTCGGCGCGCTCACCACGATCGCCGTACTCCTCTGGTTCGGTGTGATGGGCTGGGTGGCCTGGAAGGTCGCCGACTGGTGGTACGACAGGTTCATCCTGACCAACAAACGGGTGATGGTCGTCAACGGCATCATCACCCGGCGGGTCGCAATGATGCCGCTGGTCCGGGTCACCGACATGAAGTACGAGCAGACGCCGGCCGGGCGGGCGCTCAACTACGGCACCTTCGTGCTGGAGTCGGCCGGTCAGGAGCAGGCGCTGCGCGAGGTCAAGAACCTGCCCAACCCCAACGAGCTCTACCTGCGTGTGGTCGAGGAGATGTACGAGCCGCAGGCAGTCGAGGCGCGGTTGGGCAAGGAGCAGGACGAGGCCAAGGCCGACGACGGCGCCTGA
- a CDS encoding FmdB family zinc ribbon protein — MPTYQYACTTCGHQLEAVQSFSDEPLTDCPACEGRLRKVFNSVGIVFKGSGFYRTDSRSNGSASTDTTSSPSKSGTSESSSSSTGSTSSSSSTSGGSTGSSGNSSGGGTSKAPAAASTP; from the coding sequence GTGCCCACGTACCAGTACGCCTGCACCACGTGCGGTCACCAGCTCGAGGCGGTGCAGTCCTTCTCCGACGAGCCGCTGACCGACTGCCCGGCGTGCGAGGGGCGGCTGCGGAAGGTCTTCAACTCCGTCGGCATCGTCTTCAAGGGCTCCGGTTTCTACCGCACCGACTCCCGCTCGAACGGCTCGGCGAGCACCGACACCACGTCGAGCCCGAGCAAGTCGGGTACGTCCGAGTCGTCGTCCTCCTCGACCGGCTCGACCTCCTCGTCGAGCAGCACGTCGGGTGGCAGCACCGGCTCGTCGGGCAACTCCTCCGGCGGCGGCACGAGCAAGGCTCCGGCGGCGGCCAGCACCCCCTGA
- a CDS encoding oxygenase MpaB family protein gives MDSTDTGLFGPDSVTWKLHAEPILLLAGLRSLYLQALHPRAMAGVAQNSNYRRDAWGRLIRTANYVGTTVYGTTAEAEEAGLRLRRLHARMTAVDPATGERFRVDEPDLLRWVHVTEVESFLDTARRAGVPLDDAEVDGYYTEQRRSAALVGLDPETVPGTAAEVAEYYRRVRPELRMTKEAAETALFLTAPPLPWKLSLPARFGLNLGPLRWAYFGVAGTALALLPGWARRLYGGLGLPTTALSADVTVRALRLALTALPRDWREGPMRRAAEERAARVAALSG, from the coding sequence GTGGATTCCACTGACACCGGCCTGTTCGGTCCCGACTCGGTCACCTGGAAACTGCACGCGGAGCCGATCCTGCTCCTCGCCGGGCTGCGCTCGCTCTACCTCCAGGCACTGCACCCCCGGGCGATGGCCGGGGTCGCCCAGAACAGCAACTACCGCCGGGACGCCTGGGGCCGGCTGATCCGCACCGCCAACTACGTCGGCACCACCGTCTACGGCACCACGGCCGAGGCGGAGGAGGCCGGGCTACGGCTGCGTCGGCTGCACGCCCGGATGACGGCCGTCGACCCGGCCACCGGGGAGCGGTTCCGGGTCGACGAGCCGGACCTGCTGCGCTGGGTGCACGTCACCGAGGTGGAGTCGTTCCTCGACACCGCGCGCCGGGCCGGCGTACCACTGGACGACGCCGAGGTGGACGGCTACTACACCGAGCAGCGCCGGTCCGCCGCACTGGTCGGGCTGGATCCGGAGACGGTGCCGGGCACCGCCGCCGAGGTGGCCGAGTACTACCGCCGGGTTCGCCCGGAGTTGCGCATGACCAAGGAGGCCGCCGAGACGGCCCTGTTCCTGACCGCGCCGCCGCTGCCGTGGAAACTCAGCCTGCCCGCCCGTTTCGGGCTCAACCTCGGGCCGCTGAGGTGGGCGTACTTCGGCGTGGCCGGCACCGCGCTGGCGCTGCTGCCCGGCTGGGCCCGGCGACTGTACGGCGGGCTGGGCCTGCCGACCACCGCCCTGTCGGCGGACGTGACGGTACGCGCGCTCCGGCTCGCCCTCACCGCCCTGCCACGCGACTGGCGGGAAGGACCGATGCGGCGCGCCGCCGAGGAACGGGCGGCCCGGGTGGCAGCCCTGTCCGGCTGA
- a CDS encoding PHP domain-containing protein yields the protein MTHRIDLHTHSTASDGTLAPAELVRAAAEAGLDVVAITDHDTTAGWAPALRALPPGLRLIRGAELSCRWYGEQPPMSLHLLAYLFDPDHPELVAELTRMRAARLARGERTVELLRADGVDVRWPEILATAGGGTVGRPHIAQALIRAGLVATTSAAFGPEWLGERYRLPKEDIDVFHAVRLVRAAGGVPVFAHPRASRRGPVVPDTLIAELAAIGLAGLEADHEDHSPAERAHVRGLAADLGLLVTGSSDFHGTHKTVRLGAFTTAPEAYERLVAAASGVTEVASG from the coding sequence ATGACCCACCGGATCGACCTGCACACGCACTCCACGGCCAGCGACGGCACGCTCGCTCCCGCCGAGCTGGTCCGGGCCGCTGCCGAGGCCGGGCTGGACGTGGTGGCGATCACCGACCACGACACCACCGCCGGCTGGGCGCCGGCCCTGCGGGCGCTGCCGCCCGGACTGCGCCTGATCCGCGGTGCGGAGCTGTCCTGCCGGTGGTACGGCGAGCAGCCACCGATGTCGCTGCATCTGCTGGCGTACCTGTTCGACCCGGACCATCCGGAGCTGGTCGCCGAGCTGACCCGGATGCGGGCCGCCCGGCTGGCCCGTGGCGAACGGACCGTGGAACTGCTGCGTGCCGACGGTGTCGACGTGCGATGGCCGGAGATCCTCGCCACGGCGGGCGGTGGGACCGTCGGGCGACCACACATCGCCCAGGCGCTGATCCGGGCCGGGCTGGTCGCCACCACCAGTGCGGCGTTCGGACCGGAGTGGCTGGGCGAGCGGTACCGCCTGCCGAAGGAGGACATCGACGTCTTCCACGCGGTCCGGCTGGTCCGGGCGGCCGGCGGGGTGCCGGTCTTCGCCCACCCCCGCGCCAGTCGACGTGGCCCGGTCGTGCCGGACACGCTGATCGCCGAACTGGCGGCGATCGGCCTGGCCGGTCTGGAGGCCGACCACGAGGACCACTCGCCCGCCGAGCGGGCCCACGTCCGTGGACTCGCCGCCGACCTGGGCCTGCTGGTGACCGGGTCGTCGGACTTCCACGGCACGCACAAGACCGTCCGGCTCGGCGCCTTCACCACCGCGCCCGAGGCGTACGAGCGTCTCGTCGCCGCCGCGTCCGGGGTGACCGAGGTCGCTTCGGGCTGA
- a CDS encoding PD-(D/E)XK nuclease family protein — MRRASPAGRPAAGGRAPRPRDAQPEQLGFEGMPERLFVCTPSKLGAYADCPRRYRYSYVDRPAPPKGPPWAHNSLGASVHTALKNWYALPVDRRRPEVLPTLLKGTWVRDGYRDDAQERDVYRRALGWLETYVGGLDPADEPLGVERVVATKTGVLAFNGRTDRIDSRPGPDGPELVIVDYKTGRTGLDADDARGSQALALYAYAAERVFRRPCRRVELHHLPSGTVAAHEHTVDSLARQVTRAEQTAQDIMAAERSVTDGGDRDTAFPTTPGPRCSWCDFRRTCPAGAEQPGKEPWAAVDRPTAPPAEPG; from the coding sequence GTGCGACGAGCCTCCCCCGCAGGACGACCCGCCGCCGGTGGCCGTGCCCCCCGGCCCCGCGACGCGCAGCCCGAGCAGCTCGGATTCGAGGGCATGCCGGAGCGGCTGTTCGTCTGCACCCCGAGCAAACTCGGTGCGTACGCGGACTGTCCCCGGCGCTACCGCTACTCCTACGTCGACCGTCCCGCCCCGCCCAAGGGGCCGCCGTGGGCGCACAACTCCCTCGGCGCCAGCGTGCACACCGCCCTGAAGAACTGGTATGCGCTGCCCGTCGACCGGCGCCGCCCGGAGGTGCTGCCCACCCTGCTCAAGGGCACCTGGGTGCGGGACGGCTACCGCGACGACGCGCAGGAACGGGACGTCTACCGGCGGGCACTGGGTTGGCTGGAGACGTACGTCGGCGGGCTCGACCCGGCTGACGAGCCGCTCGGCGTGGAGCGGGTGGTGGCCACCAAGACCGGGGTGCTGGCGTTCAACGGGCGCACCGACCGGATCGACTCCCGACCCGGCCCGGACGGCCCCGAGCTGGTCATCGTCGACTACAAGACCGGCCGCACCGGGCTGGACGCCGACGATGCCCGGGGCTCGCAGGCGTTGGCGCTCTACGCGTACGCGGCCGAGCGGGTGTTCCGTCGCCCGTGCCGTCGGGTCGAACTGCACCACCTGCCCAGTGGCACGGTCGCCGCGCACGAGCACACCGTCGACTCGCTGGCCCGGCAGGTGACCCGGGCCGAGCAGACCGCCCAGGACATCATGGCCGCCGAGCGGTCGGTCACCGACGGCGGCGACCGGGACACCGCCTTCCCGACCACGCCCGGCCCGCGCTGCTCCTGGTGCGACTTCCGGCGTACCTGCCCGGCCGGTGCCGAGCAGCCGGGCAAGGAGCCCTGGGCGGCCGTCGACCGTCCCACCGCGCCGCCGGCCGAGCCGGGCTGA
- a CDS encoding SigE family RNA polymerase sigma factor, translating into MGGSNPLEDEFRDFVTARSAALLRTAYLLTGDWGTAEDLLQTALTKTYLAWKRLGGIEAIEPYARRVMVNTSTSWWRRRWHGERPTEVLPERAAADAIEQQLDRDVLWRHLRALPARQRAVLVLRYYEDMSEAQTAALLEISPGTVKSQSSRALATLRRRLGAEEAITLPGAPTTPASSAATPTPAARRAGRPTTRSTPTTRSTPTARLRPAAGSDVPPPADAPPSTGRGDPQVPALRPGSPPEAAAPRQPDDALVGEHR; encoded by the coding sequence GTGGGCGGTAGCAATCCGTTGGAGGACGAGTTCCGCGACTTCGTCACGGCCCGTTCCGCCGCGCTGCTGCGCACCGCGTACCTGCTCACCGGTGACTGGGGCACCGCCGAGGACCTGCTCCAGACCGCGCTGACCAAGACGTACCTGGCCTGGAAGCGCCTCGGTGGTATCGAGGCCATCGAGCCGTACGCCCGGCGCGTCATGGTCAACACGTCGACGAGTTGGTGGCGGCGTCGCTGGCACGGCGAGCGACCGACCGAGGTGCTGCCGGAGCGCGCCGCCGCCGACGCGATCGAGCAGCAACTCGACCGTGACGTGCTCTGGCGGCACCTGCGCGCACTGCCCGCCCGGCAGCGCGCGGTGCTGGTGCTGCGCTACTACGAGGACATGTCCGAGGCGCAGACCGCCGCCCTGCTGGAGATCTCGCCGGGCACCGTCAAGAGCCAGTCCTCCCGCGCCCTGGCCACCCTGCGACGGCGACTCGGCGCGGAGGAGGCGATCACCCTCCCCGGCGCACCGACGACCCCGGCCTCATCAGCGGCCACACCCACGCCGGCGGCCCGCCGGGCCGGTCGCCCGACCACCCGGTCCACGCCCACCACCCGGTCCACGCCCACCGCCAGGCTCCGCCCGGCCGCCGGGTCCGACGTACCACCTCCGGCCGACGCGCCGCCTTCTACCGGCCGAGGAGACCCACAGGTTCCGGCCCTACGACCCGGGTCACCGCCCGAGGCGGCGGCGCCGCGGCAGCCGGACGACGCCCTGGTCGGAGAGCACCGGTGA
- a CDS encoding MarC family protein has protein sequence MDLKLFGEVFVTLLVIVDPPGMMPIFLALTGPLSARERNRAAWQAVALALGVIVVFAVAGQTLLAYLHVDLPALQAAGGLLLILVALELLTGKTDDPTKQATSNIALVPLGTPLLAGPGAIVATMLFVQRADRTADYTAIAAAIVAVMLAVWVVLRFSGGIVKVLRPGGIEVLTRIAGLLLAAIAVQLIADAIAAFVAQYSGAG, from the coding sequence GTGGATCTCAAGCTCTTCGGCGAGGTCTTCGTGACCCTGCTGGTGATCGTCGACCCGCCCGGCATGATGCCGATCTTCCTGGCGTTGACCGGTCCGCTGTCGGCCCGCGAGCGCAACCGGGCTGCCTGGCAGGCGGTCGCGCTGGCGCTCGGCGTGATCGTGGTCTTCGCGGTCGCCGGCCAGACCCTGCTCGCCTACCTGCACGTCGACCTGCCGGCGTTGCAGGCGGCCGGTGGGCTGCTGCTGATCCTGGTGGCGTTGGAGCTGCTCACCGGCAAGACCGACGACCCGACCAAGCAGGCCACCTCCAACATCGCCCTGGTGCCCCTGGGTACGCCGCTGCTGGCCGGTCCCGGCGCGATCGTGGCGACCATGCTCTTCGTCCAGCGGGCGGACCGGACGGCCGACTACACCGCCATCGCCGCCGCGATCGTCGCGGTGATGCTCGCGGTCTGGGTGGTGCTGCGCTTCTCCGGCGGGATCGTCAAGGTGCTACGCCCGGGCGGCATCGAGGTGCTCACCCGGATCGCCGGCCTGCTGCTGGCCGCGATCGCCGTGCAGCTCATCGCGGACGCGATCGCCGCGTTCGTGGCCCAGTACAGCGGCGCCGGTTGA
- a CDS encoding 5-formyltetrahydrofolate cyclo-ligase, with protein sequence MTHDAKRAARVTLLARRRAYTAAERESAAGAVQAALVDLVRRLRPTRVAAYAPVGGEPGGPDLPAVLADALPPGADLLLPVLRDDLDLDWARWAGADAMVAAGRGIREPDTPRLGLDAIATAEVVVVPALAADRRGVRLGRGGGSYDRALARVPATALTVTPLYDGELLDEVPAEPHDRPVRAALTPSGGLLPLSGVAPHTSAGRTGPR encoded by the coding sequence GTGACGCATGACGCGAAGCGGGCGGCACGGGTGACGCTGCTGGCCCGCCGTCGGGCGTACACCGCCGCCGAGCGGGAGAGCGCCGCCGGAGCCGTCCAGGCCGCACTCGTCGACCTGGTACGCCGACTACGGCCGACCCGGGTGGCCGCGTACGCGCCGGTGGGCGGTGAGCCGGGCGGCCCGGACCTGCCGGCGGTGCTCGCCGACGCGTTGCCGCCCGGCGCCGACCTGCTGCTGCCGGTGCTCCGCGACGACCTGGACCTGGACTGGGCCCGCTGGGCGGGAGCCGACGCGATGGTCGCCGCCGGTCGGGGCATCCGCGAGCCGGACACCCCTCGGCTGGGTCTCGACGCGATCGCCACGGCCGAAGTGGTCGTGGTGCCCGCCCTGGCCGCCGACCGCCGGGGCGTACGCCTGGGTCGGGGTGGCGGCTCGTACGACCGGGCGCTGGCCCGGGTGCCGGCGACCGCCCTCACGGTGACGCCGCTGTACGACGGCGAGCTGCTCGACGAGGTCCCGGCCGAGCCCCACGACCGTCCGGTACGCGCGGCGCTCACCCCGAGCGGCGGCCTGCTCCCGCTCTCGGGTGTCGCGCCACACACTTCCGCTGGACGAACCGGCCCCCGATGA